In Lathyrus oleraceus cultivar Zhongwan6 chromosome 2, CAAS_Psat_ZW6_1.0, whole genome shotgun sequence, the DNA window cacttgagaagcttgcaggagaggtttggcaatggtacaaagctttggatcctggagtttctgaatctccaaacagtgagattcaaactcaattttcaagttgaaaattctcaagtttcctttgaattgtgagggtttcaattggggggcaaagctggcgcgcaatgtaacaccccaattctACCTGTCgtaaattcaattaaaaatcagagtaaacaaatttcacacaaaattgAGGCATCACATATATCATTTCATCAACACTTAAACAAATTGCACAACACGGCAATTGCGCAAGGATCCACTTAGTCCTTGTTAAATAATAAACAACACTGTATATGGATTCACCTAGTCCATATAGCAGCAATACACAAATCATCGCAACGGAAATCATTTAGATAATTAAGTTGAGTCGTACATTTACACATTCAAAGGAAAACAAGCAAACAAATGCCCATCACAACTATCATATACAATGATATACAAAAGGGCATTGTTACTATCAAAATCATGAGAAACGTTCATTAGCCCCTGAGTGTTACAATCCTAATCAGAGCAATGACGCCAAAATTGTGCTACCACTATCCTCCTCTCAGCGCGGAGCACCTGCACGTTACCAATATAAAGATAACGGCAAATAACAAAAGGGTGAGATACTCAAATCATATAATCAAGATAATGATAAGCTATATATAAGTAAATTCGGAAAGTTAGAAATATTGTTACCACATCGCACAATCCTTCACTTGAATGCTTATGTATTTAATCATAAACAAAGTCATTAATCATCCACAACATCAATGTTACATCATAGCATCTCATCACTTTAAAGATTTCATCAATCCATCATAAAACATTACGATTCATCGCATCATCGCAAAATATCACCGCACATCATAAACCGTCATAtaacaacaattatcacaaaatGCGGAAATAAACATAACCAACATATGTGACTCAACTGTGCAAATGCTATGCAAATGCTATGCGGTACCGACTCGTCGCTTTGCCATCAAGGCCAAGGCTTTATGCCCACTTCACTTTTGCCAAAAGGCCACGTCGCTATTGCCAAAAGGCCACGTCGCTTATGCAAATGTATGTGACTCCATGATAAATGATACACATAAACCAAAATCATCATCGCATCAACATAACTCATCACAATGGCCGAAGCCCACGTCGCTATTGCCATTTAGGCCACGTCGCCATTCACATGCATAAAAGCATTCACACAACATCATCTTCACTAacattcatacatatgtttatatataaaacAAATGAGAATATTCATCACAATCAATTGTTTCATCATACAATCTCTTAGGTAATTCAACCTCATGCTATGTTTATTTACATCGCACACCTACACACTCTAGTTAAGTGATATTCCTCATTAATCAAATAGGTTTCCTACTATATCAATTATTAATCACTTTTCCAAAATAATCACTTATTAAAATAAGTCCTTATAATGGCCTATAAACATCAACAACATGTAGGCAATTTCATAAGCTTCACAACGCTTCGAACGGGGACCAAAACGgagttacggttcaaaagttatgACTTTTTGAAGTTTACAAAAGAATTCTGTTTTCAACTCAGTTGGCGTCGCGAACTCTCTTTCGCGCCGCGGATTTAGCAGAAAATAGAGAAAATGCATTTTTGACCGTTAAATaccttccggacctccgattaCGATTCCGTAAAAAGTCCCATTCTTAGAATTCAACGAATGACAATATTTTCAATATTACAAAGCCATTCTAATCACAATTTAACTTCTATTTCATCCTTCTAAACATCATTCAATTAATTTCCAACACTTCCTAAATTCACAATTTGTGAAATTACTCATACTTTGATTCATCAACACAATAGCATATTTTTCACAACATACATCAACCCCAAACCATCAACAACAACGCAACACACAATGTTATTTATCATTCTTCTAAACCTAACCCTAACATTTTGCAAAGAATTGATACATGTTCAATAATCACAAACAATCAGCACtacatcaagaacacaaacaacattttcaaagCAATGAATCCAACCACAACATCAAAACCCAACAATATCCTCTAACAACCATTACCCACATAAAACCCATCATTTTCATGATTATAGGAAATAATAACTCACACCCTTACCTTAGAGATGATGATTGAGTTACTCTATAGTGTTCTAGCAAGCTTGGGTTGATCAAGATGATGCTCTTCTTCTCCAATTTCCTCTTCCTCCTCCAAACCCTAActtttctctcttttcttctcttttctcctccttctctctacttctttctatttcttttctttctctttctaTCTTATTTCTATTCAATTTCTATTATatttctattctttgttttaattaaataaaaattaactaatgggcttaattgttacacctcccttaattactatatacaccactaggcccaatagctattataccacaattttcataattaaactctaataatatattaacacacaataaaatattttaccgaaataattataaatcaaacattataaaaataataataataacacttaataaaaatcggggcgttataactctcccccacttaaatattttcgtcctcgaaaattacTTTATTCGAATAACTCGGGGTAGGAGTCGCGCATCCTGTTCTCCAATTCCCATGTCGTGCTTTCTCCAACTGCACCAATCCAAACAACCTTCACCAAATCAATTTCCTTCCCCCGTAGGGACTTCGTCTCACGACCTTCGATCCTCAAAGGCATCGTCTCAACCGTAAGGTTATCGCGCACTTGAATATCATCCATTTGAATCACATGAGACGGATCCGGAATATACTTCCTAAgttgagacacatggaacacgTCATGCAAATTCGAGAGGTTTGGCGGCAACGCCACTCTATAAGCAACTTTTCCCACTCTATTCGTAATTTGATACGGTCCAATGAAACGAGGAGTCAACTTCTTAGCTTTCAATGATCGTCCAACATCGGTCGTAGGTGTGACTCTTAGAAACACATGATCACCCTCTTGAAATTCCAAatcctttctcctcttatcatgataactccTTTGCCTACTTTGAGAAATCTTCATCTTATCCCGAATCATCTTAACCGTCTTGGTAGTTTCTCGAACAATCTCGGGTCCAAGTACCACACTTTCACCAGATTCATGCCAACACAATGGAGTCCTACACCTCCgcccatacaaagcttcaaaaggcgccattccAATACTTGAATGGTAACTATTGTTgtaagtaaactccaccaacggaAGGTGAGTATCCCATCCTTGTTCAAGAATACACGCCCTTAACAAATcttccaaggattggatagtccTCTCCGATTGACCATCCGTCTGAGGATGATAcgccgaactcaacctcaacttggAACCTAAAGCTTCTTACAAACTCTTCCAAAATTCtgaagtgaacctcggatctctatccgaaaaAATACAAAGAGGAACACCGTGCAGCTTCACAATAACATTGGTATAAATCTCCGCCAACTTCGACACCGGATAACTTATGTTAATAGGAATAAAGTGAGCCGACTTCGTAAgcctatcaacaatcacccaaatagcaTCACATCCTCTAGATGTATTCGGTAAACCCGTCACAAAgtccatggaaatgctatcccacttccactcagaAATTTCTAACGGTTGCATTAACCCCGCAGGTTTCTGATGCTCCACCTTTGATTTCTGGCAAGTCAAGCACGCATACACGAACTGAGCTACTTCACGCTTCATTCCCGAccaccaaaataatcttttcaaatcttGGTACATCTTAGTCGCTCCGGGATGAATACTCAAATTACTCCTATGGCTTTCTTCCAAGATCTTCCTTTTTAAATCCACATCATCGGGAACACAAATCCTATCACGAAACCTCAACACACCTTGTGCATCCAATTTGAAATCCTCATTCTCAGATTATCCGAGTCCAACGATCACATCAACAAGTTTCATATCCAACTTCTGAGCCTCTCTAATGCTATCAAGAAAATCATTGTTAATCTTTAACATACCCAAAATCACACTTCTTGGTGTCACCTCGATCACTAAGCTCATATCTCGGAATTTCTCAATCAACTCCAACTCTTTCATCATCAAGGTCGACGTATGCAAAGTCTTCCTACTTAGAGCATCGGCCACCACATTCGCTTTTCCCGGATGGTAgttcaacccaaagtcataatcctttaGCAATTCCAgccatctcctttgtctcatgttaagctctttttgatcaaacaaatacttcaagCTTTTATGGTCACTAAAGACTTCAAATCTAGATCCATAAAGGTAATGTCtccaaattttcaaaacaaacaCAACCGCCGCAAGCTCCAAATCATGCGTAGGGTAGTTCTTCTCATGAATCCTCAATTGTATAGAAGCATAAGCAACCACCTTACCATTCTTCATAAGCACACCTCCTAATCCCATATTCGAAGCATCGCAATAAAACACAAACGGTTCCTCGGGATTTGGCAAAATCAAAATCGGAGCCGTTGTCAACCTTTTCTTCAACTCAAGGGTGAGATACTCAAATCATATAATCAAGATAATGATAAGCAATATATAAGTAAATTCGGAAAGTTAGAAATATTGTTACCATATCGCACAATCCTTCACTTGAATGCTTATGTATTTAATCATAAACAAAGTCATTAATCATCCACAACATCAATGTTACATCATAACATCTCATCACTTTAAAGATTTCATCAATCCATCATAAAACATTACGATTCATCGCATCATCGCAAAATATCACCGCACATCATAAACCGTCACAtaacaacaattatcacaaaatGCGGAAATAAACATAACCAACATATGTGACTCAACTGTGCAAATGCTATGCAAATGCTATGCGGTACCGACTCGTTGCTTTGCCATCAAGGCCAAGGCTTTATACCCACTTCGCTTTTGCCAAAAGGCCACGTCGCTATTGCCAAAAGGCCACGTCGCTTATGTAAATATATGTGTCTCCAGGATAAATGATACACATACACCAAAATCATCATCGCATCAACATAACTCATCACAATGGCCGAAGCCCACGTCGCTATTGCAATTTAGGCCACGTCGCCATTCACATGCATAAAAGCATTCACACAACATCATCTTCACCAacattcatacatatgtttatatttaaaacaaatgagaataTTCATCACAATCAATTGTTTCATCATACAATCTCTTAGGTAATTCAACCTCATGCTATGTTTATTTACATTGCACACCTACCCACTATAGTTAAGTGGTATTCCTTATTAATCAAATAGGCTTCCTACTATATCAATTATTAATCACTTTTCCAAAATAATCACTTATTAAAATAAGCCCATATAATGGCCTATAAACATCAACAACATGTAGAAAATTTCATAAGCTTCACAACGCTTCGAACGGGGACCAAAACGGAGTTACGGTTCCAAAGTTATGACTTTTTGAAGTTTACAAAAGAATTCTGTTTTCAACTCAGTTGGCGCCGCGAACTCTCTTTTGCGCCGCGAATTTAGCAGAAAACAGAGAAAATGTGTTTTTGACCGTTAAATaccttccggacctccgattacgattccgtaaaaagtctcATTCTCAGAATTCAACGAACGCCAATATTTTCAATATTACAAAGCCATTCTAACCAGAATTTAACTTTTATTTCATCCTTCTAAACATCATTCAATGAATTTCCAATACTTCCTAAATTCACAATTTGTGAAATTACTCATACTTTGATTCATCAACACAATAGCATATTTTTGACAACATACATCAACCCCAAACTATCACCAATAACACAACACACAATGTTATTTATCATTCTTATAAACCTAACCCTAACATTTTGCAAAGAATTGATACATGTTCAATAATCACAAACAATCAACACtacatcaagaacacaaacaacACTTTCAAAACAATGAATCCAACCACAACATCAAAACCCAACAATATCCTCTaacaaccattacccacatgcaacccatcattttcataattataggaaatgataactcacacccttaccttagagatgatgattgagttactctatagtgttctagcaagcttgggttgatcaagatgatgctcttcttctccaatttcctcttcctcctccaaaccctaacttttctctctattcttctcttttctcctccttctctctatttctttctatttctcttctttctctttctatcttatttctattctatttctattctatttctattatttgttttaattaaataaaatctaactaatgggcttaattgttacacctcccttaattactatatacaccactaggcccaatagctattataccacaattttcataattaaactctaataatatattaacacacaataaaatattttaccgaaataattataaatcaaacattataaaaataataataataacactTAATAAAAATCGGGGCGTTACACGCAAGGActgtttgaattgagctccaagtccatgtatttatagcaattgaGACTGATATTTCCACACTTGAAAAGTTTCTAAATTTGaacatttcatgcacaagcttgcataGGCGTTTACAAGCCCATAAAGCAATCCAGTTTAATCCACTTGcaactgttctgaagttcaaaccatgcttggatgtcaaggcaatgtgaaatgtgacttttagcatttgatttcttccaatcatgcagctctgttaaagccatgcatAGATCTAGCAAATCTCATCCAAAACGCATGAACTTGAGTTCTTtagaaagcttagatcaaggggaacaagtttgatgttgaacacttttcctTTTGGAGCTTTGATCGTGGTGAATTTTAAGGTGAAAGTTTGGAaaattcaacatgttgaaaagttttctaagtgtcaagtcatatatctcaatattccaccttgcttaactttttatgtgagcttcaaatgagagaagtgtcttcatcaaagttgtagctatttcaaataccttaaaaatggtcactaatttcatgtcatttggatttagaatcatagagttatgcatttttgaagtttggaaaaatcacttgttcaatggtataggtcaaaaatgacctataatgtaacctcatatcacatgccCAAAAACGTTGAATTAGCTCTgactccaaacatcaaagttgaagtagacatctctaatttgattgtgcaactttgaaatctttaatctaataaaaattgagagagttataaccttgggaagttgactttcaaattaggctttagacaaaatgacctataatgtttcaacaaaGGAAATGATTTTCTAAGCAAacctagctctaggtctcaacataaaagttgtttgtcgtgttatttagagtaacttttctcttggaatcattttcatatggtgaaaattgtaggagatagggtctagggagacccagttttgatcagatgaattcatttggccaaccaccatcaaccaacttgctaaccttcaattatttggactttcttggatcatggtagatcataaatgcataagatgatgaattttgaaagttcccttgagatatttgatcaattggtgagatagcttgttggagaagtgACTCAAcatacccagtcaaactagggtttccaaggcaaatcacctccaaactcttgaaaGACATTTGctcaatataacatgtaggaatcaatgaAACTCATATATGATtttcataaccattcttggatcaattcatggttgtgctctttgtcatgagggtttcaaaccctagatatgaacttgataaatcaatggagatcatgccatacctacaaaagagttaggcaaatgaaaagacatatctttgtattttggttagtaaaatgataatatacaagtatgatacaatcacatagtgcttggtgatctctcccaaaataaacccaatgaaagaggagtaaggaggatgccaaggtatgatcccaatgctaatgcttatgctgatattgcatgagggatcttagtgtcaaaattggggtcttatacatacttatatttatttttcaatcaactagccttaggatttagagacatcatcGACCAAATcaaatggatgcataaagaaggggaattagatgaagagggaggggaatggatcataactcaaattggtcaaaggaggatttttactaaattaatatcattcattcattttgggagatggaatatacattccatcaatcccctaaatccaatattaataacctagcaaagtcaaatcaaccttgaccaaggcccaacaacacaagtcaaacttacagAAATCATCACAAGAGATCAACACACTTATTTGGcatttattaaatttaaaaatactaaaataatgcatttaaattaaatatggtttgtaAAATTCCTATAACCTCATCAAAACACCcaagaaatggccatgagatttatcatagatcaaacaaggtcaaaggaccttggagaaattcTTTTAGAATTTTTATAGACTTCAAagtatttttaagcaattaaaattaaacaaaaaatcaattaaatcatgataaatattaataatgatccaaaaattaattttaattcagaatgAGAAAGgggaatttatttaaatttttttggtgaaactctcatattttttggatcaatattaaaattaatatgaattaatgaaaatcaaatgaattaaaacaaaaaacagaaaatcaaaaaaacgtgagccacttgatctccctcattaattgaggtggcagatcaagtggacacaaatgcgcgttccatgatggaacctagtcagTGCGCCACACGTGTGATAATCAAAACCAACacctaagattaaaacaatttgaatggatcttatggctgggagacgtgccaacacaccgccggagccaTAACTCCGGTCTTattctccggtggacctcaccggactggtccaccctcaaccatcaccaaaacAAAAAAcgaggacatgatctgaaagaaaaaatgtCGTAGAGCACGgatctgacctcaatttcaactaactccaaatatataaaaagatacgaaaagttgaattttgaggtgtaacaactgagttgcttcactttatcctcaaagcaactcaatcttcttgcctacattggtaggacttcagagaaccaaagattaaagagaattgagtgagaatcaaagagaagaagttttcGGAAATTTACCATCAATGTTTTGCAGAAATCGATCTTGCTTGCTTAAACCTTGttctgatcacacttgagaagcttgtaggagaggtttgacaatggtacaaagctttggatcctagagtttcTGAATCTtcaaacagtgagattcaaactcaattttaaagttgaaaattctcaggtttcctttgaattgtgagggtttcaattgggggacaaagctggcgtgcaaggcctgtttgaattgagctccaagtccctgtatttatagcaattgaGACTGATATTTCCACACTTGAAAAATTTCTAAATTTGaacatttcatgcacaagcttgcatgggcgtgtacaggcccatgaagcaatccagTTTAATCCACTTGCAACTGTTGTAAAGTTCAATCCATtcttggatgtcaaggcaatgtgaaatgtgatttttagcatttgatttcttccaatcatgcagctctgttaaagccagGCATAGACCTAGCAAATCTTATCCAAAACGCATGAACTTGAGTTCTTTGGAAAacttagatcaaggggaacaagtttgatgttgaacacttttccatttggagctttgatcatggtgaattttgaggtg includes these proteins:
- the LOC127122507 gene encoding uncharacterized protein LOC127122507 — translated: MAPFEALYGRRCRTPLCWHESGESVVLGPEIVRETTKTVKMIRDKMKISQSRQRSYHDKRRKDLEFQEGDHVFLRVTPTTDVGRSLKAKKLTPRFIGPYQITNRVGKVAYRVALPPNLSNLHDVFHVSQLRKYIPDPSHVIQMDDIQVRDNLTVETMPLRIEGRETKSLRGKEIDLVKVVWIGAVGESTTWELENRMRDSYPELFE